A DNA window from Fragaria vesca subsp. vesca linkage group LG3, FraVesHawaii_1.0, whole genome shotgun sequence contains the following coding sequences:
- the LOC101292980 gene encoding probable protein phosphatase 2C 13-like encodes MIVSQNMVAEAEIICQQSLLDVKYRRVQIDVGSPPSSSPSFGEVCVSETVSAEVKRFESVVRCSETIANAVMEAPAVKFVPKIHSGSHSEIGVRHSMDDDHIRIDDLSAHVGPLFNSSLPSAFYAVFDGHGGPEAATYIKRNAMRLFFEDADFPHTVDFDGAFFKELENSHKKAFLLADQALADEHSVDASCGTTALTALVLGRQLLVANAGDCRAVLCRKGVAFDMSQDHKPTYLPERRRVEQLGGYIDDGYLNGYLSVTRTLGNWDFKLPLGSSSPLIAEPDVQQSMLTEDDEFLILSCDGIWDVMSSQYAVSLVRRELRKHNDPEQCARELVKEALRLHASDNLTVIVVCLSSPDRPVKSRSEGPRLRNCSFSKLRSLLEGN; translated from the exons ATGATTGTGAGTCAGAATATGGTGGCTGAGGCCGAGATTATTTGCCAGCAGAGCCTGCTGGACGTGAAGTACAGGCGCGTGCAGATCGACGTGGGGTCGCCGCCGTCTTCTTCTCCGAGCTTCGGAGAGGTCTGCGTCTCCGAGACGGTTTCGGCCGAGGTGAAGCGCTTCGAATCG GTTGTGAGGTGCTCAGAGACTATTGCTAATGCTGTAATGGAGGCCCCTGCAGTAAAGTTTGTTCCAAAGATTCACTCAGGAAGCCATAGTGAGATTGGAGTAAGACATTCCATGGATGACGATCACATACGGATCGACGACCTATCTGCCCATGTTGGGCCTCTCTTTAATAGTTCCTTGCCGAGTGCATTTTATGCAGTTTTTGATGGGCATGGCGGGCCTGAAGCAGCTACTTATATCAAGAGGAATGCCATGAGACTATTTTTTGAAGATGCTGATTTTCCGCACACAGTAGATTTTGATGGTGCTTTCTTCAAAGAGTTGGAGAACTCACATAAGAAAGCATTTTTACTGGCAGACCAGGCCTTGGCTGATGAACACAGTGTGGATGCTTCATGTGGAACCACCGCATTGACTGCCCTAGTACTTGGAAGGCAGTTGCTCGTAGCAAATGCTGGTGACTGTCGGGCAGTTCTTTGTAGGAAAGGAGTTGCATTTGATATGTCCCAAGATCATAAGCCTACTTACTTGCCGGAACGTAGGCGGGTCGAGCAGTTGGGTGGTTATATTGATGATGGGTATCTTAATGGTTATCTTTCAGTCACCCGAACCCTTGGAAATTGGGACTTCAAATTACCACTTGGCTCCTCGTCACCTCTCATTGCTGAGCCAGATGTTCAACAGAGTATGTTAACAGAGGATGATGAGTTTCTGATACTTAGTTGTGATGGCATATGGGATGTCATGTCTAGCCAATATGCGGTGAGTCTTGTAAGGCGTGAGCTGAGGAAGCACAATGATCCAGAACAGTGTGCCAGAGAACTTGTGAAAGAAGCGCTACGCCTTCATGCATCTGACAACCTCACTGTTATTGTTGTATGCCTCTCTTCTCCTGATCGTCCAGTCAAGTCTCGCTCTGAGGGACCAAGATTAAGGAACTGCAGTTTTTCAAAGTTGAGAAGCTTGCTAGAAGGCAATTGA